A single window of Dermochelys coriacea isolate rDerCor1 chromosome 2, rDerCor1.pri.v4, whole genome shotgun sequence DNA harbors:
- the FAM221A gene encoding LOW QUALITY PROTEIN: protein FAM221A (The sequence of the model RefSeq protein was modified relative to this genomic sequence to represent the inferred CDS: inserted 2 bases in 2 codons) yields MERLRVQAGGARRRNEYLEYRRIVGDDDRGKLFSPEQYEEYKEXMLPLRLQNRLYVSWRSPXGMDCKLVGPETLCFCTHRYKQHKTDYEEIPKNRLICVPCQVSCCQCRSYHYVPLNGTQPIRCRCKHFADQHSAAPGFSCNSCSKCSGFHSCFTCGCGQPTYAHETVVETKQERLAQGKPVGQDVPYAAMGGLTGFSSLAEGYRRLDDSGVGAPSAEFLESPKSGMDHPFLKTFQGPSSSAQASSQLTSGGSSAAKQVSNLRSSEEDDMTYFEKQYQERLKKEKAAKQKVKGLPLSKNP; encoded by the exons ATGGAGCGGCTGCGGGTGCAGGCCGGCGGCGCGCGGCGGCGGAACGAGTACCTGGAGTACCGGAG AATTGTAGGTGATGACGATAGAGGGAAACTCTTTAGCCCTGAGCAATATGAAGAATACAAAG AAATGCTACCACTACGATTACAGAACAGATTGTATGTGAGCTGGAGATCAC ACGGGATGGACTGTAAACTTGTGGGCCCGGAGACGCTCTGTTTTTGTACCCATAg gtATAAACAACACAAAACAGATTATGAAGAGATTCCAAAAAATCGTCTTATTTGTGTACCCTGTCAAGTGAGCTGTTGCCAGTGCAGATCCTATCACTATGTCCCTCTTAATGGCACTCAGCCCATTCGTTGTAGATGCAAGCACTTTGCTGATCAGCACAGTGCAGCACCTGGATTTTCCTGTAACTCCT GTTCCAAATGTTCAGGATTTCACAGCTGCTTTACCTGTGGGTGTGGTCAACCAACATATGCTCATGAAACGGTTGTGGAAACTAAACAAGAGCGCTTAGCCCAAGGAAAACCTGTAGGGCAGGATGTTCCTTATGCTGCAATGGGAGGATTAACTGGCTTTAGTTCACTGGCTGAAGGCTACAGGAGACTGGATGACAGCGGAGTAG GGGCACCCTCTGCTGAATTTCTAGAGTCACCTAAGAGTGGTATGGACCATCCATTTCTTAAAACATTCCAAGGCCCATCCAGTTCTGCACAAGCCAGCTCACAATTAACAAGTG GTGGCTCTAGTGCAGCAAAGCAAGTTTCTAATTTAAGGAGTTCTGAAGAAGATGACATGACTTACTTTGAAAAACAGTACCAGGAACGG CTGAAAAAGGAGAAGGCTGCTAAACAGAAAGTTAAAGGTCTACCGCTGTCAAAGAATCCATGA